A part of Arachis hypogaea cultivar Tifrunner chromosome 12, arahy.Tifrunner.gnm2.J5K5, whole genome shotgun sequence genomic DNA contains:
- the LOC140173105 gene encoding uncharacterized protein: MANTEENPDPQLTFRIDALTSILTKIQQRLDDMDSRINSFSPKQKARSRESVHNDFTESEGEPSSKSRPHRHSADVDSNLNAIKMRIPEFKGRSDPEAYLEWERKVELLFQCHNYSDVKKVRLAAVEFSDYALVWWAELDKQRRRNDKPPILSWEKMKKVMRQRFVPSYYYRELHQRLQRLYQGSKSVDEYHKEMEMLLIQANIEEELEATMARFLSGLNRDIANTVEHLPYVTMEDLVNLAIKVERQQKGKGLRNSTSRWDSRGANFGEKTGSKPTESKEKPTEQHRKTHMPNSTSKPPARHRDITCFKCRGLGHYASECPNKRTMVIKANDIFSESDNSDEFEDMPHADDATDNEDIVEYAVSGETLVTRRILNVQAMDDRLEQRENIFHTKVLLGGKVGLMIIDAGSHTNVASSTLITKLGLKCTKHPNPYKLEWLSDVGELKVMKQARIHFSIGRYSDEVLCDVVPMQACHLLLGRPWQYDRKVIYDGFTNRYSFTYLRKKITLAPFTPKEVYLEQLSMRKSTIESLGCEKIEKQEGKERALRDDTCEKKSQSLSEKESSKRETSVESESAHKICFYAKERNLKHASLGKKALVLVRFRESLLSTIETNHDLPSAFISLLQEFGDVFPDELPLGLPPLRGIEHQIDFVPGSSIPNRPAYRTNPEETKELQWQVEDLLAKGFVRESMSPCAVPVLLVPKKDGSWRMCVDCRDVNKITI; encoded by the exons ATGGCTAACACTGAAGAGAACCCCGATCCACAACTAACTTTTCGCATCGACGCACTTACTAGCATCCTTACAAAGATTCAACAACGTCTTGATGACATGGATTCCCGCATTAACTCTTTCTCCCCTAAGCAAAAAGCACGGTCACGAGAATCTGTTCATAATGATTTTACGGAGTCTGAGGGGGAGCCTTCATCCAAATCTCGGCCTCACAGACACTCGGCAGATGTTGATAGTAACCTTAATGCTATCAAGATGCGCATCCCAGAATTTAAAGGCAGAAGTGACCCTGAGGCATACCTGGAATGGGAACGAAAGGTGGAGCTCTTATTTCAATGTCATAACTACTCTGATGTGAAAAAGGTAAGACTAGCGGCTGTCGAATTCTCAGATTATGCCCTTGTCTGGTGGGCCGAGCTGGACAAACAGAGGAGGCGGAATGACAAACCACCAATTCTGTcttgggagaagatgaagaaggtcaTGCGACAACGGTTTGTCCCTTCTTACTACTACAGGGAGCTACATCAACGGCTCCAACGGTTATACCAAGGTTCTAAGTCTGTAGATGAGTATCATAAGGAGATGGAGATGCTACTAATCCAGGCAAACATTGAGGAGGAGCTTGAGGCTACTATGGCACGTTTCTTAAGTGGGCTGAACCGAGACATTGCAAATACTGTCGAACATCTCCCATATGTGACTATGGAAGACTTGGTGAACCTCGCTATCAAGGTGGAAagacagcaaaagggaaaagggCTGCGTAATTCTACTTCAAGGTGGGATTCGAGAGGTGCTAATTTCGGGGAGAAGACTGGATCCAAACCTACCGAATCAAAGGAGAAGCCCACAGAGCAGCACAGGAAGACGCACATGCCTAATTCCACTTCTAAACCTCCTGCACGGCATCGTGATATTACCTGCTTTAAGTGTCGCGGATTAGGCCATTATGCTTCCGAGTGTCCAAATAAAAGGACCATGGTAATTAAAGCAAATGATATTTTCTCAGAATCTGATAACTCAGATGAGTTTGAAGACATGCCACATGCGGATGATGCTACAGATAATGAAGATATAGTTGAGTATGCTGTTAGTGGCGAGACCCTTGTTACTAGGCGGATCTTAAATGTACAAGCCATGGACGATCGTCTAGAACAGCGAGAGAAcatctttcatacaaaagttttgttaGGAGGTAAGGTTGGACTCATGATCATTGATGCTGGAAGTCATACAAACGTTGCTAGCTCTACGTTGATCACAAAGTTGGGGTTGAAATGCACCAAACACCCTAACCCTTACAAACTGGAGTGGCTAAGTGATGTGGGTGAATTGAAGGTTATGAAGCAAGCCCGCATACATTTCTCTATTGGGAGATATAGTGACGAGGTACTTTGTGACGTGGTTCCCATGCAGGCTTGTCATCTACTTCTAGGCCGTCCATGGCAGTATGATAGGAAGGTGATCTATGATGGTTTCACAAACCGATACTCGTTCACCTATCTTAGGAAGAAGATTACCCTTGCACCTTTCACACCTAAAGAAGTGTATCTGGAGCAACTGAGCATGCGCAAATCTACTATAGAGTCTTTAGGATGTGAGAAAATTGAAAAACAAGAGGGTAAAGAGAGAGCTCTGAGAGATGACACGTGTGAGAAAAAGAGTCAGAGTTTGAGTGAAAAAGAGAGTTCTAAAAGAGAAACATCTGTAGAGAGTGAGAGTGCTCACAAAATATGTTTTTATGCAAAAGAGAGGAATCTGAAGCATGCTAGTTTAGGAAAAAAAGCATTGGTGCTAGTACGATTTAGAGAGTCTTTACTTTCTACCATTGAAACTAACCATGACCTGCCTAGTGCTTTTATTTCACTCTTGCAGGAATTTGGCGATGTCTTTCCAGATGAGCTGCCCCTAGGTTTACCTCCGTTACGAGGCATTGAGCATCAAATTGACTTTGTTCCCGGATCAAGCATTCCTAACCGGCCAGCTTACCGGACCAATCCCGAGGAGACAAAGGAACTACAATGGCAAGTCGAGGACCTTTTGGCTAAGGGTTTTGTGAGAGAAAGCATGAGTCCTTGTGCTGTTCCAGTACTGTTGGTACCCAAGAAGGATGGCTCATGGAGGATGTGTGTTGACTGCAGGGATGTAAACAAGATTACG atTTAA